A portion of the Pseudorasbora parva isolate DD20220531a chromosome 1, ASM2467924v1, whole genome shotgun sequence genome contains these proteins:
- the kif7 gene encoding kinesin-like protein kif7 isoform X2 → MSPKGVGQSKVEETAVQVAIRVRPLLPKEVLHNHESCITADPEERRVTLGNDRHFHCDFVFEDSSTQEDVYIDCVQPLIEAFFHGFNATVFAYGQTGSGKTYTIGEANISAFRDDEQGIIPRAVAEIFKLLDENDLVDFSVRVSYMEVYKEVFRDLLEVETASKDIHIREDEKGNIVLCGVKECEVEGLDEVLSLLESGKTARHTGATQMNPHSSRSHTIFTVLMEQRRGGSRAASGTVQILSSKFHFVDLAGSERILKTGNTGERLKESIQINSGLLALGNVIGALGDPRRKGTHIPYRDSKITRILKDSLGGNAKTLMIACISPSSSDFDESLNTLNYAKRARNIQNRATVNCRGEPDRVEGLELQIKALRRALENRQRSETRIIARSDPEKRLRPFELDVRKLQAESAHYRTCTDSAYRLLTELQGEGTLNAGQLLRVKEWLCGVEEERSGLTSASGLDSGIESSSTEESTALKRGRATLNNQDPDHVKEHWNGDREDYISQLQAQIHQLEQENTDFLAALEDAMEQYKQQSDKLQEQQDLIAELHSLLAQPGGVGLLHLKQRPHTAPINSLLQTSDSSGRLTPPYDCDVGRSLARQVEMGASVDSSSFSDKTQWDSGHGNAYYETSGKAVNRDEDGNVQTTREKRKSINVTWTKKDALLLQGSSARAPLPQALGLGHPPGMQSTRRTSNTSIGESSVWESVRGFGGEFCSERGLLQAQQKIRELSITIRMKEELIKELVKTGKDAQAMNRQYSRKISELEAEAEQARAELTEAQKQLQELEVQGSRDAADRSKAQECRRKIAAAQSKVQVLKQKQRDTAQLASLSAQSERRVQELERNVQNMRQQQDLLQRRLREESQQKRRLESEMQKGKHRVKELEIKNEQQQKILRIKTEEIAAFQRQRRSGSNGSVVSLEEQQKIEEQKRWLDEEMEKVLDQRRGLDDLEGELTKREEILAKKEALLMERSGLESKKLRSSQALSKDLLTLSSRIESLERELTERNGLLRSGSAQDSQQIRQEISNLRQEKEQLLKQRVELDDKLRQGNLLSPEEERTLFQLDEAIEALDAAIEYKNEAITQRQRQLRASGSMLTQWEMNLMAKLAYLSASETRALLCKYFDKVVCLREEERRLQLALAELELRVDEQQNLVGWLEAALERQQLEADRRLTQQQKEHERNIQLLLQQCREQMDEGLAGRQRQYEGLIHNLSKELTLCKIANQELNVKLREMCCPVNHAGEQSKGPNCDSWLSGGIQGRVVEDAKSEAERVQKSREEMRELVHAPLPPTWRRSSLPTEDQYSMEELRQRAACELPNNRIIQPGLNSTHWSGTASLPLTRPWRESRRSSLNTGPLYSNSTIINVRKNPM, encoded by the exons ATGTCTCCCAAAGGAGTTGGGCAAAGTAAGGTAGAGGAAACCGCTGTACAGGTGGCCATCCGGGTGCGCCCGCTGCTTCCCAAAGAGGTTTTGCACAACCATGAGAGTTGCATCACTGCCGACCCAGAGGAGAGGAGGGTCACCCTGGGCAATGACCGCCACTTCCACTGTGACTTTGTGTTTGAGGATAGCTCTACACAGGAGGATGTGTATATAGACTGCGTTCAACCTCTCATCGAGGCCTTCTTTCATGGTTTCAATGCCACGGTTTTTGCCTATGGGCAGACAGGCTCGGGCAAAACCTACACCATTGGAGAAGCCAACATTT CTGCTTTTAGGGATGACGAGCAGGGCATCATTCCCAGAGCTGTGGCCGAGATCTTCAAACTGCTGGATGAGAACGACCTCGTTGACTTCTCTGTCCGAGTGTCGTACATGGAGGTTTACAAAGAGGTCTTCAGAGACCTTTTGGAAGTCGAGACAGCCAGTAAAGACATACATATTCGAGAGGATGAAAAGGGCAACATAG TGCTTTGTGGTGTGAAGGAATGTGAAGTGGAGGGACTTGACGAGGTGCTGAGTCTCTTAGAGTCAGGAAAGACGGCCCGTCACACAGGGGCCACCCAGATGAACCCCCACTCCAGTCGCTCTCACACCATCTTCACAGTGCTCATGGAACAGAGGCGTGGAGGTTCTCGAGCAGCGTCCGGGACTGTGCAGATCCTCTCTTCTAAATTCCATTTTGTGGACCTGGCTGGATCAGAGCGAATCCTCAAAACCGGCAACACCGGCGAACGGCTCAAGGAGAGCATTCAGATCAACAGTGGACTTCTCGCTCTCGGAAATGTCATTGGAGCGCTTGGGGACCCCAGAAGAAAAGGCACCCATATCCCATACAGGGATTCCAAAATCACcag GATCTTAAAGGACTCTCTTGGAGGCAACGCCAAAACCCTCATGATTGCCTGCATAAGCCCTTCTTCCTCAGACTTTGATGAGAGCCTAAATACACTCAACTATGCCAAACGGGCTCGCAACATCCAGAACCGGGCCACAGTCAACTGCCGGGGGGAACCTGACCGCGTCGAGGGCCTTGAACTCCAGATCAAAGCGCTAAGACGAGCTCTTGAAAACCGGCAGCGCTCTGAAACCCGCATCATCGCTCGTTCCGACCCCGAGAAGAGACTTCGGCCCTTTGAACTGGACGTGAGAAAGCTGCAAGCGGAGAGCGCCCACTACAGGACGTGCACGGACTCGGCCTACAGGCTTTTGACAGAGCTGCAGGGGGAAGGAACTCTGAATGCAGGTCAGCTCCTGCGGGTGAAAGAGTGGCTTTGTGGCGTTGAGGAAGAACGCAGCGGCCTGACCTCAGCGTCGGGGCTGGACAGTGGCATCGAGAGCAGCTCTACTGAGGAGAGCACTGCGCTAAAAAGGGGGCGGGCAACATTGAACAACCAG GATCCTGACCATGTCAAAGAGCATTGGAACGGAGACCGTGAGGACTACATTTCCCAACTGCAAGCCCAGATACATCAACTAGAACAAGAAAACACTGACTTTCTCGCTGCCCTGGAAGATGCCATGGAACAATACAAACAACAG AGCGATAAGCTACAAGAGCAGCAGGATCTAATAGCAGAGCTTCACAGTCTGTTAGCTCAGCCTGGTGGAGTGGGACTGCTCCACCTGAAACAGAGACCTCACACTGCTCCTATCAACTCACTGCTGCAGACATCAGACAGCTCTGGTCGTCTCACTCCTCCCTACGACTGTGATGTGGGCAGAAGCCTCGCCAGACAG GTTGAAATGGGCGCATCAGTGGACAGCAGCTCATTTTCAGACAAGACCCAGTGGGACAGCGGACATGGAAACGCTTACTATGAAACTTCTGGAAAAGCAGTAAACCGAGATGAAGATGGAAATGTTCAAACCACCAGAGAGAAACGCAA ATCCATCAATGTAACCTGGACAAAAAAGGATGCTTTATTGCTCCAAGGATCTTCTGCCAGGGCACCCCTGCCTCAGGCACTTGGACTTGGCCATCCTCCAGGCATGCAATCCACCAGGCGCACAT CTAACACCAGCATTGGCGAGAGCTCAGTGTGGGAGAGCGTGAGAGGTTTTGGAGGTGAGTTCTGCTCGGAGAGAGGGCTTCTCCAGGCACAGCAGAAGATCAGAGAGCTCTCCATCACCATCCGCATGAAGGAAGAACTCATTAAAGAGCTGGTCAAAACAG GTAAGGATGCTCAGGCCATGAACAGGCAGTACAGTCGTAAGATCTCTGAGCTGGAAGCCGAGGCGGAGCAGGCCCGTGCGGAGCTCACAGAGGCACAAAAGCAGCTGCAGGAACTGGAGGTTCAGGGCAGTCGTGATGCCGCTGACCGCTCTAAAGCTCAGGAGTGCAGGAGGAAAATCGCAGCTGCGCAGAGCAAAGTTCAG GTGTTAAAGCAGAAGCAGCGGGACACTGCACAGctggcctccctatctgcacaGAGCGAGCGCCGTGTGCAGGAACTCGAGAGGAACGTGCAAAACATGAGGCAGCAGCAGGACCTTCTGCAGCGCCGCCTACGAGAGGAGAGCCAGCAGAAGAGAAGGCTAGAGAGCGAGATGCAGAAAGGAAAGCACAGAGTCAAG GAGCTGGAGATAAAGAACGAACAGCAGCAGAAAATTCTGAGGATTAAGACGGAGGAAATCGCTGCCTTCCAGCGTCAGAGGAGAAGTGGAAGTAACGGCTCGGTCGTATCACTAGAGGAACAGCAG AAGATAGAGGAGCAGAAACGCTGGCTTGATGAGGAAATGGAGAAGGTTTTGGATCAACGGCGTGGTCTTGATGACCTGGAAGGAGAGCTTACCAAGAGAGAGGAGATCTTAGCCAAAAAAGAGGCCTTGCTCATGGAACGCAGTGGCCTGGAATCCAAAAAGCTTCGCTCTAGTCAG GCTCTCAGTAAAGACTTGTTGACCTTGTCCAGCCGAATCGAGTCTCTGGAACGGGAGCTCACTGAGAGGAACGGTCTGCTGCGTAGTGGCAGTGCTCAGGACTCTCAGCAGATCAGACAGGAGATCTCCAACCTCCGGCAGGAGAAGGAGCAGCTCCTCAAACAGAGGGTGGAGCTGGACGACAAACTGAGACAGGGCAACCTGCTCTCTCCTGAG GAAGAACGAACACTGTTCCAGTTGGACGAGGCCATTGAGGCTCTGGATGCTGCTATCGAGTACAAAAACGAGGCGATCACCCAGAGACAGAGGCAGCTGCGGGCGTCAGGGAGCATGCTAACCCAGTGGGAGATGAACCTGATGGCCAAACTCGCCTATCTGTCAGCCTCTGAAACTAGAGCGCTGCTTTGTAAATACTTTGATAAG GTTGTGTGTCTTCgggaggaggagaggaggctGCAGCTGGCTCTGGCTGAGCTGGAGCTGAGAGTTGATGAGCAGCAGAACTTGGTTGGGTGGTTGGAAGCAGCTCTGGAAAGACAGCAGCTTGAAGCGGATCGCAGACTCACTCAGCAGCAGAAAGAACACGAGAGAAACATCCAGCTACTGCTGCAGCAGTGCCGAG AGCAAATGGATGAGGGTCTGGCTGGTAGACAGCGGCAGTATGAAGGCTTGATCCACAACCTCAGCAAAGAGCTAACCCTCTGCAAAATAGCAAATCAGGAGCTGAACGTCAAACTGAGGGAAATGTGTTGTCCTGTAAATCACGCTGGGGAACAAAGCAAAG GTCCAAATTGTGACAGTTGGCTTTCAGGTGGGATCCAGGGCAGAGTTGTTGAAGATGCCAAGTCCGAGGCAGAAAGAGTTCAGAAATCAAGAGAAGAGATGCGAGAGCTGGTGCATGCCCCTCTTCCGCCGACATGGAGGCGCTCTTCTCTCCCCACAGAGGACCAGTACAGCATGGAGGAGCTCAGGCAGAGAGCAGCTTGTGAACTGCCAAATAACAGAATAATTCAGCCTGGTCTGAATTCCACACACTGGAGTGGGACGGCCTCCCTGCCCCTCACAAGACCATGGAGAGAATCAAGGAGATCAAGCCTCAACACAGGACCACTTTATTCCAATTCAACAATAATTAATGTTCGGAAAAATCCAATGTAG
- the kif7 gene encoding kinesin-like protein kif7 isoform X1, giving the protein MSPKGVGQSKVEETAVQVAIRVRPLLPKEVLHNHESCITADPEERRVTLGNDRHFHCDFVFEDSSTQEDVYIDCVQPLIEAFFHGFNATVFAYGQTGSGKTYTIGEANISAFRDDEQGIIPRAVAEIFKLLDENDLVDFSVRVSYMEVYKEVFRDLLEVETASKDIHIREDEKGNIVLCGVKECEVEGLDEVLSLLESGKTARHTGATQMNPHSSRSHTIFTVLMEQRRGGSRAASGTVQILSSKFHFVDLAGSERILKTGNTGERLKESIQINSGLLALGNVIGALGDPRRKGTHIPYRDSKITRILKDSLGGNAKTLMIACISPSSSDFDESLNTLNYAKRARNIQNRATVNCRGEPDRVEGLELQIKALRRALENRQRSETRIIARSDPEKRLRPFELDVRKLQAESAHYRTCTDSAYRLLTELQGEGTLNAGQLLRVKEWLCGVEEERSGLTSASGLDSGIESSSTEESTALKRGRATLNNQQWDLFMPKDPDHVKEHWNGDREDYISQLQAQIHQLEQENTDFLAALEDAMEQYKQQSDKLQEQQDLIAELHSLLAQPGGVGLLHLKQRPHTAPINSLLQTSDSSGRLTPPYDCDVGRSLARQVEMGASVDSSSFSDKTQWDSGHGNAYYETSGKAVNRDEDGNVQTTREKRKSINVTWTKKDALLLQGSSARAPLPQALGLGHPPGMQSTRRTSNTSIGESSVWESVRGFGGEFCSERGLLQAQQKIRELSITIRMKEELIKELVKTGKDAQAMNRQYSRKISELEAEAEQARAELTEAQKQLQELEVQGSRDAADRSKAQECRRKIAAAQSKVQVLKQKQRDTAQLASLSAQSERRVQELERNVQNMRQQQDLLQRRLREESQQKRRLESEMQKGKHRVKELEIKNEQQQKILRIKTEEIAAFQRQRRSGSNGSVVSLEEQQKIEEQKRWLDEEMEKVLDQRRGLDDLEGELTKREEILAKKEALLMERSGLESKKLRSSQALSKDLLTLSSRIESLERELTERNGLLRSGSAQDSQQIRQEISNLRQEKEQLLKQRVELDDKLRQGNLLSPEEERTLFQLDEAIEALDAAIEYKNEAITQRQRQLRASGSMLTQWEMNLMAKLAYLSASETRALLCKYFDKVVCLREEERRLQLALAELELRVDEQQNLVGWLEAALERQQLEADRRLTQQQKEHERNIQLLLQQCREQMDEGLAGRQRQYEGLIHNLSKELTLCKIANQELNVKLREMCCPVNHAGEQSKGPNCDSWLSGGIQGRVVEDAKSEAERVQKSREEMRELVHAPLPPTWRRSSLPTEDQYSMEELRQRAACELPNNRIIQPGLNSTHWSGTASLPLTRPWRESRRSSLNTGPLYSNSTIINVRKNPM; this is encoded by the exons ATGTCTCCCAAAGGAGTTGGGCAAAGTAAGGTAGAGGAAACCGCTGTACAGGTGGCCATCCGGGTGCGCCCGCTGCTTCCCAAAGAGGTTTTGCACAACCATGAGAGTTGCATCACTGCCGACCCAGAGGAGAGGAGGGTCACCCTGGGCAATGACCGCCACTTCCACTGTGACTTTGTGTTTGAGGATAGCTCTACACAGGAGGATGTGTATATAGACTGCGTTCAACCTCTCATCGAGGCCTTCTTTCATGGTTTCAATGCCACGGTTTTTGCCTATGGGCAGACAGGCTCGGGCAAAACCTACACCATTGGAGAAGCCAACATTT CTGCTTTTAGGGATGACGAGCAGGGCATCATTCCCAGAGCTGTGGCCGAGATCTTCAAACTGCTGGATGAGAACGACCTCGTTGACTTCTCTGTCCGAGTGTCGTACATGGAGGTTTACAAAGAGGTCTTCAGAGACCTTTTGGAAGTCGAGACAGCCAGTAAAGACATACATATTCGAGAGGATGAAAAGGGCAACATAG TGCTTTGTGGTGTGAAGGAATGTGAAGTGGAGGGACTTGACGAGGTGCTGAGTCTCTTAGAGTCAGGAAAGACGGCCCGTCACACAGGGGCCACCCAGATGAACCCCCACTCCAGTCGCTCTCACACCATCTTCACAGTGCTCATGGAACAGAGGCGTGGAGGTTCTCGAGCAGCGTCCGGGACTGTGCAGATCCTCTCTTCTAAATTCCATTTTGTGGACCTGGCTGGATCAGAGCGAATCCTCAAAACCGGCAACACCGGCGAACGGCTCAAGGAGAGCATTCAGATCAACAGTGGACTTCTCGCTCTCGGAAATGTCATTGGAGCGCTTGGGGACCCCAGAAGAAAAGGCACCCATATCCCATACAGGGATTCCAAAATCACcag GATCTTAAAGGACTCTCTTGGAGGCAACGCCAAAACCCTCATGATTGCCTGCATAAGCCCTTCTTCCTCAGACTTTGATGAGAGCCTAAATACACTCAACTATGCCAAACGGGCTCGCAACATCCAGAACCGGGCCACAGTCAACTGCCGGGGGGAACCTGACCGCGTCGAGGGCCTTGAACTCCAGATCAAAGCGCTAAGACGAGCTCTTGAAAACCGGCAGCGCTCTGAAACCCGCATCATCGCTCGTTCCGACCCCGAGAAGAGACTTCGGCCCTTTGAACTGGACGTGAGAAAGCTGCAAGCGGAGAGCGCCCACTACAGGACGTGCACGGACTCGGCCTACAGGCTTTTGACAGAGCTGCAGGGGGAAGGAACTCTGAATGCAGGTCAGCTCCTGCGGGTGAAAGAGTGGCTTTGTGGCGTTGAGGAAGAACGCAGCGGCCTGACCTCAGCGTCGGGGCTGGACAGTGGCATCGAGAGCAGCTCTACTGAGGAGAGCACTGCGCTAAAAAGGGGGCGGGCAACATTGAACAACCAG CAGTGGGATTTATTTATGCCAAAGGATCCTGACCATGTCAAAGAGCATTGGAACGGAGACCGTGAGGACTACATTTCCCAACTGCAAGCCCAGATACATCAACTAGAACAAGAAAACACTGACTTTCTCGCTGCCCTGGAAGATGCCATGGAACAATACAAACAACAG AGCGATAAGCTACAAGAGCAGCAGGATCTAATAGCAGAGCTTCACAGTCTGTTAGCTCAGCCTGGTGGAGTGGGACTGCTCCACCTGAAACAGAGACCTCACACTGCTCCTATCAACTCACTGCTGCAGACATCAGACAGCTCTGGTCGTCTCACTCCTCCCTACGACTGTGATGTGGGCAGAAGCCTCGCCAGACAG GTTGAAATGGGCGCATCAGTGGACAGCAGCTCATTTTCAGACAAGACCCAGTGGGACAGCGGACATGGAAACGCTTACTATGAAACTTCTGGAAAAGCAGTAAACCGAGATGAAGATGGAAATGTTCAAACCACCAGAGAGAAACGCAA ATCCATCAATGTAACCTGGACAAAAAAGGATGCTTTATTGCTCCAAGGATCTTCTGCCAGGGCACCCCTGCCTCAGGCACTTGGACTTGGCCATCCTCCAGGCATGCAATCCACCAGGCGCACAT CTAACACCAGCATTGGCGAGAGCTCAGTGTGGGAGAGCGTGAGAGGTTTTGGAGGTGAGTTCTGCTCGGAGAGAGGGCTTCTCCAGGCACAGCAGAAGATCAGAGAGCTCTCCATCACCATCCGCATGAAGGAAGAACTCATTAAAGAGCTGGTCAAAACAG GTAAGGATGCTCAGGCCATGAACAGGCAGTACAGTCGTAAGATCTCTGAGCTGGAAGCCGAGGCGGAGCAGGCCCGTGCGGAGCTCACAGAGGCACAAAAGCAGCTGCAGGAACTGGAGGTTCAGGGCAGTCGTGATGCCGCTGACCGCTCTAAAGCTCAGGAGTGCAGGAGGAAAATCGCAGCTGCGCAGAGCAAAGTTCAG GTGTTAAAGCAGAAGCAGCGGGACACTGCACAGctggcctccctatctgcacaGAGCGAGCGCCGTGTGCAGGAACTCGAGAGGAACGTGCAAAACATGAGGCAGCAGCAGGACCTTCTGCAGCGCCGCCTACGAGAGGAGAGCCAGCAGAAGAGAAGGCTAGAGAGCGAGATGCAGAAAGGAAAGCACAGAGTCAAG GAGCTGGAGATAAAGAACGAACAGCAGCAGAAAATTCTGAGGATTAAGACGGAGGAAATCGCTGCCTTCCAGCGTCAGAGGAGAAGTGGAAGTAACGGCTCGGTCGTATCACTAGAGGAACAGCAG AAGATAGAGGAGCAGAAACGCTGGCTTGATGAGGAAATGGAGAAGGTTTTGGATCAACGGCGTGGTCTTGATGACCTGGAAGGAGAGCTTACCAAGAGAGAGGAGATCTTAGCCAAAAAAGAGGCCTTGCTCATGGAACGCAGTGGCCTGGAATCCAAAAAGCTTCGCTCTAGTCAG GCTCTCAGTAAAGACTTGTTGACCTTGTCCAGCCGAATCGAGTCTCTGGAACGGGAGCTCACTGAGAGGAACGGTCTGCTGCGTAGTGGCAGTGCTCAGGACTCTCAGCAGATCAGACAGGAGATCTCCAACCTCCGGCAGGAGAAGGAGCAGCTCCTCAAACAGAGGGTGGAGCTGGACGACAAACTGAGACAGGGCAACCTGCTCTCTCCTGAG GAAGAACGAACACTGTTCCAGTTGGACGAGGCCATTGAGGCTCTGGATGCTGCTATCGAGTACAAAAACGAGGCGATCACCCAGAGACAGAGGCAGCTGCGGGCGTCAGGGAGCATGCTAACCCAGTGGGAGATGAACCTGATGGCCAAACTCGCCTATCTGTCAGCCTCTGAAACTAGAGCGCTGCTTTGTAAATACTTTGATAAG GTTGTGTGTCTTCgggaggaggagaggaggctGCAGCTGGCTCTGGCTGAGCTGGAGCTGAGAGTTGATGAGCAGCAGAACTTGGTTGGGTGGTTGGAAGCAGCTCTGGAAAGACAGCAGCTTGAAGCGGATCGCAGACTCACTCAGCAGCAGAAAGAACACGAGAGAAACATCCAGCTACTGCTGCAGCAGTGCCGAG AGCAAATGGATGAGGGTCTGGCTGGTAGACAGCGGCAGTATGAAGGCTTGATCCACAACCTCAGCAAAGAGCTAACCCTCTGCAAAATAGCAAATCAGGAGCTGAACGTCAAACTGAGGGAAATGTGTTGTCCTGTAAATCACGCTGGGGAACAAAGCAAAG GTCCAAATTGTGACAGTTGGCTTTCAGGTGGGATCCAGGGCAGAGTTGTTGAAGATGCCAAGTCCGAGGCAGAAAGAGTTCAGAAATCAAGAGAAGAGATGCGAGAGCTGGTGCATGCCCCTCTTCCGCCGACATGGAGGCGCTCTTCTCTCCCCACAGAGGACCAGTACAGCATGGAGGAGCTCAGGCAGAGAGCAGCTTGTGAACTGCCAAATAACAGAATAATTCAGCCTGGTCTGAATTCCACACACTGGAGTGGGACGGCCTCCCTGCCCCTCACAAGACCATGGAGAGAATCAAGGAGATCAAGCCTCAACACAGGACCACTTTATTCCAATTCAACAATAATTAATGTTCGGAAAAATCCAATGTAG